One window of the Natrinema sp. DC36 genome contains the following:
- a CDS encoding type IV pilin N-terminal domain-containing protein, with the protein MMDGKSIRKKLIGSDDERAVSPVIGVILMVAITVILAAVIAAMVMGMGDDMGNAAPTLDADVSANSDYNSGDSNADEIAYISHKSGDTISNGDILVNIRTPDGKSIASLGAGEESSDITNSTTIKVTTNNDFDAGSTITIEESTMGSSSYLDGSDLENGKTVKVQLVDTETDTTVVDSEIEL; encoded by the coding sequence ATGATGGACGGAAAATCAATTCGGAAGAAGCTGATTGGATCGGACGATGAACGCGCCGTGTCACCTGTCATAGGTGTCATACTTATGGTAGCTATTACTGTTATTCTTGCAGCCGTGATTGCAGCTATGGTCATGGGTATGGGTGATGATATGGGTAATGCAGCGCCGACACTCGATGCGGATGTGAGTGCTAATTCAGATTATAATTCGGGCGATAGTAACGCTGATGAAATAGCATACATCTCGCACAAGTCCGGAGATACTATCTCAAATGGAGATATTCTCGTTAACATTCGGACACCAGATGGGAAATCGATCGCGTCATTAGGTGCTGGTGAGGAATCCAGTGACATTACGAATAGTACAACCATCAAGGTCACAACGAATAATGACTTTGATGCAGGCTCTACAATAACCATCGAAGAATCGACAATGGGGAGTAGTTCGTACTTAGACGGTTCGGACCTCGAAAACGGCAAGACGGTCAAAGTCCAGCTTGTCGATACCGAGACCGACACAACGGTTGTCGATAGCGAAATCGAACTGTAA